From the genome of Longimicrobiales bacterium, one region includes:
- the gyrA gene encoding DNA gyrase subunit A has translation MATASKRERILPRSLEEEMRESFLDYSMSVIVQRALPDVRDGLKPVHRRILYAMYEMGLTPDRPYKKSAAVVGDVLGKFHPHGDSAVYDAMVRMVQDFSLRRPLIDGQGNFGSIDGDPAAAYRYTEARLQALAIELLDDIEKETVLFQANFDNQREEPTVLPSRFPNLLINGSSGIAVGMSTNVPPHNLAEVAAGIRQLVIDPDCSVDDLMRHIPGPDFPTGGFVVGREGIDKMYKASRGRVVMRARVVKEALRGGKEQLIVTELPYTVNKTKLIEQIAGLSKKGKVDDLSDIRDETDRDGIRLVIELKRGADAAAVLKILFRGTSLQTTFGAHLLALDDGEPKEFDLKEMLERFRDHRLEVIQKRSRFDLEKHEAENHIIRGLLAALDHIDEVIRIIRASSDRPEASVRLQDRFGLSEIQADAILNMRLSRLTALQRVQLENRLAELEGLIATLREILGSEERQLQIMLEELGEVVSKYSDERRTVLLDDDEAELEMPQVVGQIADEDVVVTLSHEGFVKRIPMHLYKRRVGSGKALAGMERYEDDYLERIFVARTQGWILAFTEGGHCNFLPVLDLPESGRASRGQSIYALLDGADRSDRIISMIPIDDLKVEGRYLVFLSRQGIMKRTLVTEFSNPRSGGVKAAGVKDGDGIMDVSLSDGTTEIMLLSREGRAIRFPEDDISVVGRTAAGVRGMALKGDDRVAGMLLIRRNATVLTISEDGLGKRTEISEFPLQKRGGQGNLAMPSGDQNAPIVCALEVVEADEVMIVTAGGQVTRAAADSVPIQGRRTQGKRITAVDGGDRVVEVTRAQGRGGAPAGEPIPSVNDTADDGPNDGPGVKGGQLDLLGE, from the coding sequence ATGGCTACGGCCTCCAAGCGGGAACGAATTCTTCCCCGCAGCCTCGAAGAAGAGATGCGGGAGTCGTTCTTGGACTACTCGATGAGCGTCATCGTCCAGCGAGCGCTCCCCGACGTACGTGACGGCTTAAAGCCCGTGCATCGGCGCATTCTCTATGCGATGTATGAGATGGGCCTCACTCCCGATCGCCCTTACAAAAAGAGCGCGGCGGTCGTCGGAGATGTGCTCGGCAAATTTCATCCCCACGGTGACTCGGCGGTGTACGACGCCATGGTGCGGATGGTGCAGGACTTCTCACTTCGTCGCCCGCTGATCGACGGTCAGGGAAATTTCGGATCCATCGACGGAGATCCGGCCGCAGCGTATCGGTACACGGAAGCGCGACTCCAGGCTCTGGCCATAGAACTCCTGGATGATATCGAGAAAGAAACAGTCCTGTTTCAGGCGAACTTCGACAATCAGCGTGAAGAGCCCACGGTTCTCCCCAGTCGGTTCCCGAATCTTCTGATCAACGGATCCTCGGGAATCGCGGTTGGGATGAGTACGAATGTCCCTCCGCATAACCTCGCGGAGGTCGCGGCCGGGATCCGTCAGCTCGTCATCGACCCGGACTGTTCGGTTGATGATCTGATGCGCCATATCCCGGGGCCGGACTTCCCGACGGGCGGCTTTGTCGTTGGGCGAGAGGGCATTGATAAGATGTATAAGGCGAGTCGGGGCCGTGTGGTCATGCGGGCCCGTGTCGTGAAGGAAGCACTGAGGGGCGGGAAGGAGCAGCTCATCGTGACTGAGCTGCCTTATACGGTCAACAAAACCAAGTTGATCGAGCAGATCGCGGGCCTCTCCAAGAAGGGCAAGGTCGACGACCTTTCGGACATTCGGGACGAGACCGACCGGGACGGCATTCGACTCGTGATCGAGTTGAAGCGTGGCGCCGACGCAGCCGCGGTGCTCAAGATTCTGTTCCGAGGCACGAGCCTCCAGACGACTTTCGGTGCCCACCTTCTGGCTCTCGATGACGGAGAACCGAAGGAGTTTGATCTCAAGGAGATGCTCGAGCGGTTCAGGGACCACAGGCTCGAGGTCATACAGAAGCGCAGCAGATTCGACCTAGAGAAGCACGAGGCCGAGAATCACATCATCCGGGGGCTACTGGCTGCACTCGATCACATCGACGAGGTGATCAGGATCATTCGGGCGTCGTCAGATCGCCCAGAAGCATCGGTTCGCCTTCAGGATCGCTTCGGACTGAGTGAGATCCAGGCCGACGCCATTCTCAACATGCGACTGTCCCGACTGACTGCGCTCCAGAGAGTCCAGCTCGAGAATCGGCTCGCTGAACTCGAAGGCCTGATCGCAACGCTCAGGGAGATCCTCGGTTCTGAAGAGCGCCAGCTCCAGATCATGCTGGAGGAGCTCGGGGAGGTCGTGAGCAAGTACAGTGACGAGCGCCGGACCGTCCTTCTCGACGACGACGAGGCGGAGCTCGAGATGCCTCAGGTAGTGGGTCAAATTGCGGACGAGGACGTCGTGGTCACGCTCTCACACGAAGGGTTTGTGAAGCGGATCCCGATGCACCTCTACAAGCGCCGGGTCGGATCCGGAAAGGCGCTCGCGGGCATGGAGCGGTACGAAGACGACTATCTGGAGCGGATCTTCGTGGCCCGCACACAGGGATGGATTCTTGCGTTCACCGAGGGCGGGCACTGCAATTTCCTGCCGGTTCTGGACCTTCCCGAAAGCGGACGTGCGTCGCGTGGGCAGTCCATCTACGCGTTGCTCGACGGAGCCGACCGTTCAGATCGGATCATTTCGATGATCCCGATCGACGACCTGAAGGTCGAAGGCCGCTACCTGGTCTTCCTTTCGAGGCAGGGTATCATGAAACGGACGCTGGTCACCGAGTTCTCAAACCCACGCTCAGGAGGCGTGAAGGCTGCCGGTGTGAAGGATGGTGATGGGATCATGGACGTGAGTCTTTCCGACGGGACAACGGAGATCATGCTGCTGTCCCGGGAAGGGCGAGCGATCCGTTTCCCCGAGGATGATATCAGTGTGGTTGGCCGTACCGCGGCCGGTGTGCGGGGGATGGCATTGAAGGGCGATGACCGAGTCGCTGGTATGCTGCTGATCAGGCGAAATGCCACAGTGCTCACGATCAGCGAGGACGGACTCGGTAAGAGGACGGAGATCTCGGAATTCCCTCTCCAGAAGAGAGGTGGGCAGGGCAATCTCGCGATGCCGAGCGGTGATCAGAACGCGCCGATCGTGTGTGCTCTTGAGGTCGTCGAAGCCGATGAGGTCATGATCGTCACGGCAGGCGGACAGGTCACGCGAGCCGCCGCAGACTCCGTACCGATTCAGGGTCGGCGAACCCAGGGCAAGCGTATCACGGCGGTGGATGGGGGAGATCGGGTTGTCGAAGTCACGCGCGCGCAGGGGCGCGGTGGGGCACCCGCTGGGGAACCGATACCGAGCGTGAACGACACGGCGGACGACGGGCCGAACGACGGCCCCGGCGTTAAGGGAGGCCAGCTGGACCTGCTAGGAGAGTAG
- a CDS encoding tetratricopeptide repeat protein produces the protein MTSSDRLAALERMVGNRPDDSRLRFGLALEYLNSGRTEEGAEALRVYLDGTDDEGNGWGRLGSALREMGRDDEAAEAYRTGIAAANRHGHPTMAEEFGETLRDMIS, from the coding sequence ATGACCTCCTCTGATCGCCTGGCCGCACTGGAAAGAATGGTCGGGAACCGTCCCGATGATTCACGACTTCGGTTTGGGCTGGCGCTCGAGTACCTGAATTCCGGCCGCACGGAGGAGGGTGCCGAAGCGCTCCGCGTCTATCTCGATGGGACGGATGACGAGGGCAATGGCTGGGGTCGGCTGGGGTCGGCGTTACGCGAGATGGGCCGCGATGACGAGGCCGCCGAAGCGTATAGAACGGGAATCGCAGCAGCGAATCGTCATGGACACCCGACGATGGCGGAAGAATTTGGAGAGACGCTGAGGGACATGATTTCTTGA
- a CDS encoding type II CAAX endopeptidase family protein, whose translation MTLYGVVNGLAVVLFWTVLLGLTYAAQVPLVDAILLALLLAAVPTFSLAQIPLIRDVQIERLPVYWSSIFTLGLIATACWFVGTREGGAAALGLVAIPPSEFLGWTVGVTLASLLIMFAFRQITVMTEGFDSPLLRQLLPRSPEERRLFLALSVAAGSGEELAYRGYAIPLLTPLIGLPGAVVLTTLVFGIMHGYQGWLGIARTTIVGGVLAYAFIASGSLWPPIAAHILIDVFAGITLGERLLVTQKGAV comes from the coding sequence GTGACCCTCTACGGGGTCGTCAATGGGTTGGCGGTCGTGCTGTTCTGGACTGTACTGCTTGGCCTGACTTACGCTGCGCAGGTACCCTTGGTTGATGCGATCCTGCTCGCTTTGTTGTTGGCCGCTGTGCCGACGTTCTCCCTCGCTCAGATCCCGCTCATCCGCGACGTACAGATCGAGCGACTACCTGTGTACTGGAGCTCGATATTCACGCTCGGGCTCATTGCTACGGCGTGCTGGTTCGTAGGCACGCGCGAGGGGGGCGCCGCTGCCCTAGGTCTCGTTGCGATCCCGCCGTCGGAGTTCCTCGGATGGACGGTGGGCGTCACTCTCGCCTCACTGTTGATCATGTTCGCGTTCCGCCAGATCACAGTTATGACCGAGGGCTTTGACAGTCCGCTGCTTCGGCAGCTCCTTCCCCGTTCTCCGGAGGAGCGACGTCTCTTCCTGGCCCTTTCCGTCGCGGCTGGTTCTGGAGAGGAACTCGCCTATAGAGGATATGCGATCCCTTTGTTGACTCCGTTGATCGGGCTTCCTGGAGCGGTCGTACTGACGACATTGGTCTTCGGGATCATGCATGGGTATCAAGGTTGGTTAGGGATCGCTCGTACCACGATCGTGGGTGGCGTACTGGCCTATGCATTCATTGCTTCGGGGAGCCTCTGGCCACCGATCGCCGCGCATATCCTCATTGATGTGTTCGCCGGAATCACTCTTGGTGAGAGGCTTCTCGTCACTCAGAAGGGAGCTGTCTGA
- a CDS encoding aminotransferase class V-fold PLP-dependent enzyme → MTSPTEDGPRSELELTPERMLELADQVSRIVVDRIQGLPDEAAWLGGSRAELEPLMREDPPEEGRPPEEVIERAAREILPIAGRVDHPRFFAFVPSSPTWPGVLADYMAAGYNTFQGTWLGASGPSQLEVVVLDWFRDWLGYPDTAGGLFTSGGSAASLDAFVAAREAAGAPERATVYMSDQSHTALSRAATIVGVRPAHVRKVPSDPFFRIDIDALRRMVAEDRAAGFAPIAVCGNAGTTNTGAVDPMEEMADFCEAEGIWMHVDAAYGGFAILCEEGQRLFRGLNRADSIAMDAHKWLFQPFEAGCLMVKDVRKLEEAFTVHPDYLQDAQWGSEHPNFGDRGLQLTRSFRALKVWMSIQTFGVAAFRRSISKGIELAAEAEAYVRASAVLQMANPASLGVVCFRVNPKGCGLDDAVLETINIEVQAGVIGSKVAMMSSTRLRGLYSLRLCILNHATTWGDVRLTLEKIESLGLAAVESR, encoded by the coding sequence ATGACCTCGCCGACGGAAGATGGCCCACGGAGCGAGCTTGAGCTCACCCCGGAACGAATGCTCGAATTGGCCGACCAGGTGTCACGGATCGTTGTGGACCGAATTCAGGGCCTGCCGGATGAAGCCGCATGGCTCGGAGGGTCTCGCGCCGAGCTCGAGCCTCTCATGCGAGAGGATCCGCCGGAGGAGGGACGTCCGCCCGAAGAGGTCATTGAGCGAGCCGCTCGAGAGATTCTTCCGATCGCGGGCAGGGTCGACCATCCGAGGTTCTTCGCCTTCGTGCCTTCCTCGCCGACCTGGCCGGGTGTGCTCGCTGACTACATGGCTGCCGGGTACAACACCTTCCAGGGGACCTGGCTCGGAGCGAGTGGCCCCAGCCAGCTCGAGGTCGTCGTCCTCGACTGGTTTCGGGACTGGCTCGGCTATCCGGATACGGCGGGTGGACTCTTCACGAGCGGAGGTTCTGCGGCGAGCCTCGACGCCTTCGTCGCCGCACGTGAAGCGGCGGGCGCCCCGGAGCGGGCTACCGTCTACATGAGCGATCAGAGCCACACCGCCCTGAGCCGGGCTGCGACGATCGTGGGCGTGCGGCCTGCGCACGTGCGGAAGGTCCCGAGCGATCCGTTCTTCCGCATTGATATAGATGCCCTGAGGCGCATGGTAGCCGAGGATCGTGCCGCTGGGTTCGCGCCCATCGCGGTTTGCGGAAACGCCGGCACGACGAACACGGGTGCCGTGGATCCCATGGAGGAGATGGCCGACTTCTGCGAAGCTGAGGGCATCTGGATGCATGTCGACGCCGCGTATGGCGGCTTTGCGATTCTTTGCGAGGAAGGGCAGCGACTGTTTCGCGGACTGAATCGCGCCGACTCGATCGCCATGGATGCACACAAATGGCTCTTCCAGCCGTTCGAGGCAGGATGCCTGATGGTGAAGGATGTCCGGAAACTCGAAGAGGCCTTTACAGTACATCCGGATTATCTGCAGGATGCGCAGTGGGGATCCGAGCACCCCAACTTCGGGGACCGCGGACTTCAACTCACGCGGTCCTTCCGCGCGCTGAAGGTTTGGATGTCGATACAGACCTTCGGGGTGGCTGCCTTCCGGCGGTCGATCAGCAAGGGGATCGAGCTCGCGGCGGAGGCGGAGGCCTATGTGCGGGCTTCCGCTGTGCTCCAGATGGCGAATCCGGCTTCTCTCGGCGTGGTGTGCTTCCGGGTGAACCCGAAGGGGTGCGGACTCGATGACGCCGTTCTGGAGACGATCAACATAGAGGTACAGGCGGGAGTGATCGGCTCGAAAGTGGCCATGATGTCGTCCACGCGCCTCCGAGGACTGTACTCTCTACGGCTTTGCATTTTGAATCATGCGACGACGTGGGGCGACGTCCGCCTCACACTCGAGAAGATCGAGAGCCTCGGACTCGCGGCCGTGGAGTCCCGGTGA
- a CDS encoding phenylacetate-CoA oxygenase subunit PaaI — protein MTEPLNVDALDETSRVALERLILTLADSKRLMGIRYSDWTIGAPSIETGIAASSMAQDEWGHARLLYSMFKGLGKDPVPMEHDRQASEYASVAALDEEMADWAAVVAAMVLVDGGISSVLRSFAGGAFEPARNRVWKMLAEEEFHASLGAAWYKRLAAAGGEAKDLLTAATHSMLPTMVAWVGADDAGSRALVDAGVLEDRELRLAAFADRVGEFTKLVDVDLDSVDASADWDETRGRTMGQPNDEAIERARGDRNRALFVE, from the coding sequence ATGACCGAGCCCCTGAATGTAGACGCCTTGGACGAGACCAGCCGGGTTGCGCTAGAGCGCCTGATCCTGACACTCGCGGACTCAAAGCGACTCATGGGGATCCGATACTCTGACTGGACTATCGGTGCCCCTTCGATCGAGACCGGGATCGCGGCTTCTTCGATGGCGCAGGACGAGTGGGGGCACGCTCGTCTGCTGTACTCGATGTTCAAGGGGCTGGGCAAGGATCCGGTGCCGATGGAGCATGATCGCCAGGCTTCGGAGTATGCGTCCGTGGCTGCGCTCGACGAAGAAATGGCGGACTGGGCCGCGGTCGTGGCTGCCATGGTCCTGGTAGATGGCGGCATCTCTTCGGTCTTGAGATCCTTTGCGGGTGGAGCCTTCGAGCCTGCGCGGAATCGGGTGTGGAAGATGCTTGCCGAGGAGGAATTTCACGCGAGCCTCGGAGCCGCCTGGTACAAGCGCCTCGCGGCTGCCGGTGGGGAGGCGAAGGATCTCCTGACGGCCGCCACACACTCGATGCTACCGACGATGGTGGCCTGGGTTGGAGCGGATGATGCCGGTTCACGCGCTCTCGTTGACGCGGGTGTCCTGGAGGACCGTGAGTTGCGCCTTGCGGCATTCGCTGACCGTGTCGGCGAGTTCACCAAGCTTGTCGATGTTGACCTTGATTCTGTCGACGCTTCCGCCGACTGGGACGAGACTCGGGGCCGCACGATGGGGCAGCCAAATGATGAAGCGATCGAGCGGGCGCGCGGCGACCGTAATCGCGCGCTCTTCGTCGAGTAG